Proteins found in one Deltaproteobacteria bacterium genomic segment:
- a CDS encoding TolC family protein encodes MSRQHTPVLAVVAVVLLASAVVRADEELAARTVTLPEALDLLASQNPDNLGARLQVEAAQAEHLGAKLFPNPSLSLDANNFAVGHTNPAGLSTGETVGGTVRIDQPLVLWGKRDLRIAGAEAGVVTAQAEARDTLRQLRAAVKVAFYDSLHDERQLAFVLDNQKRYQEIVSLNERRFESGDISEAELRKIQLEQLKYHAQVADAQRGLVESRELLGRLLGIGSAVAASGQFAAPPAMIEGADLLAAAFANRADWAALQHEREQAASALELARRERYPDVSVGVDYTRSQFVTSGDNRNTLGFGFSVPLPLFNQNQAQIAKADIALRQADNRLVRLRLDIAQEVQTTVAAYRAAQRLQQTFEGGYLDRAKITVDAAEASYRIGAASLIELLDAERTYTSTQTDYLDTVFAARSTLTHLEKAIGKDLDGN; translated from the coding sequence ATGAGTCGACAGCACACGCCGGTCCTGGCCGTTGTGGCAGTCGTGTTGCTGGCGTCGGCCGTCGTGCGTGCCGATGAAGAACTTGCAGCGCGGACGGTGACGCTCCCTGAGGCGTTGGATCTCCTGGCATCACAGAATCCGGACAACCTGGGTGCGCGATTGCAGGTAGAGGCCGCGCAGGCGGAGCACTTGGGCGCGAAGTTGTTTCCCAATCCGTCGTTGAGCCTCGATGCCAACAACTTTGCGGTCGGGCACACCAATCCGGCTGGCTTGTCGACCGGCGAGACTGTGGGCGGTACGGTGCGCATCGATCAGCCGCTCGTATTGTGGGGCAAGCGCGATCTGCGCATCGCCGGGGCCGAGGCCGGCGTGGTGACGGCGCAAGCGGAAGCCCGCGATACGCTGCGCCAGTTGCGCGCGGCGGTGAAGGTCGCGTTCTACGATTCATTGCACGACGAGCGGCAACTCGCTTTCGTATTGGACAACCAGAAGCGCTACCAGGAGATCGTGTCGCTCAACGAACGGCGCTTCGAGAGTGGCGATATCTCCGAAGCGGAGTTGCGCAAAATTCAGCTCGAACAGCTCAAGTATCATGCGCAGGTGGCGGACGCGCAGCGCGGGTTGGTGGAGAGCCGCGAGTTACTTGGCCGCTTACTCGGTATCGGGTCAGCCGTCGCGGCAAGTGGGCAATTCGCGGCGCCGCCGGCCATGATCGAAGGTGCGGATCTGCTCGCGGCGGCATTTGCCAATCGCGCCGACTGGGCCGCGCTGCAGCACGAACGAGAGCAGGCGGCTTCTGCGCTGGAGCTGGCACGGCGCGAACGCTATCCCGACGTGAGTGTCGGGGTCGACTACACCCGCAGTCAGTTCGTAACCAGCGGCGACAATCGCAACACTTTGGGTTTTGGCTTCAGCGTTCCGCTGCCGCTGTTCAATCAAAACCAAGCGCAGATCGCGAAGGCGGATATCGCTTTGCGCCAAGCCGACAACAGGCTGGTGCGTCTGCGCTTGGACATCGCGCAGGAAGTACAAACGACGGTCGCTGCGTACCGCGCCGCGCAGCGGTTGCAGCAGACATTTGAAGGTGGCTACCTGGATCGCGCCAAGATCACCGTCGATGCCGCCGAGGCGTCGTATCGCATCGGCGCCGCCTCGCTGATCGAGTTGCTGGACGCCGAACGGACGTACACCTCGACACAAACCGACTACCTCGACACGGTCTTCGCCGCGCGCTCGACGCTGACACACCTGGAGAAGGCGATTGGAAAGGATTTGGACGGGAACTGA
- a CDS encoding efflux RND transporter permease subunit — protein sequence MLDRLLHYSLRNRLSAIVLAVTIAAGGYYSFRNLTVEAFPDPTDTQVQVITLFPGQPTEEVERRVSIPLERTLNGTPGLFRLRSISLFGMSFVTLTFGDGVDPTQARQRVLERVAQAELPEGIQPALGPQATPIGEVYRYTLDGSHTDPRTLRTLQDWVVRPQLLQVPGVADVVSYGGLVREIHVQPDPIRMAALGVGLSDVFDALKKSSRNATGGYVERGAETFVIRSLGILNDVSDIEQVRVAFHDGVPVAVRDIAIVSEGFAPRQGVVSRGSNEDAIEGIVLMRRGENPTVVLQALRERVADLNDRILPKDVHLNPFYDRTDLVNTTLKTVFRNLAEGAALVTIVLFLFTLSVRASLIVALVIPLSLATSFLYLYACGMSANLLSMGAVDFGIIVDGAVILVEHLFHRAATGELGSGETVANRIYEAAREVATPTLFALLIIIAAYLPIFSLQRVEGRIFAPMAHTVVSALLGALLVSFTLVPVLAYYALRRPRRHRESPLLVYARRLYDPVLNFAMSNPLPVLTLAIGSLLAAGILLPRLGSEFLPELNEGALYVTFTLPSNMSLSEGRRMVPRLKALLGRVPEVTECLSQLGRPEDGTDPTLPNNLEIFVKLKPLDQWRPGLHSLEDLVADAATQLQEVPGIEFNMSQPIRDNVSENISGQFGQIALKIYGDDLQTLQDAAERAKDAIAGVPGVADLGIVKSGELPQVAIRIDRQALARYDLDLADVQDYIETAMGGRLAAELWDGERRFDVTVRLPPATRQDASVIRKVMLPLKDGALIPLSAVADVQMGLGRAAITRENGRRYVGVRMNVRGRDLGSFVEEASAKVNAAVPLPPGYELTWGGEFENQQRAMARLRLVIPLALLITFLLLFSAFGSVWDATLILLNAPFALIGGVLGLALAQMTLSVAAAVGFIALLGQAVLNGVLVVAAIRARRREQTGTLYDAVVAGVHDRLRAVLMTALLASLGLLPAAFSHAIGSETQRPLAVVVVGGTISAAILTLIVLPVSYYWAARIRERFAPQPSEVGAEVMV from the coding sequence ATGCTCGACCGACTCCTGCACTACTCGCTGCGCAACCGCTTGTCGGCGATCGTGCTGGCGGTGACCATCGCGGCCGGCGGCTACTACTCCTTCCGCAATCTCACCGTCGAGGCCTTCCCCGACCCCACCGATACGCAGGTCCAGGTCATCACCCTGTTTCCCGGCCAACCGACCGAAGAAGTGGAGCGGCGAGTCTCCATTCCGCTTGAACGCACACTCAACGGTACGCCTGGCCTGTTTCGGCTGCGCAGCATCTCGCTGTTTGGAATGTCGTTCGTCACGCTCACGTTCGGCGATGGCGTTGACCCGACTCAGGCACGCCAGCGCGTACTCGAACGCGTGGCGCAAGCGGAGCTGCCCGAGGGGATTCAGCCGGCGCTGGGGCCGCAGGCGACGCCCATCGGCGAAGTCTATCGCTACACCCTCGACGGCAGCCACACCGATCCGAGGACGCTGCGGACGCTGCAAGACTGGGTGGTGCGGCCGCAGTTGTTGCAGGTACCCGGCGTGGCGGATGTGGTGTCGTACGGCGGCTTGGTGCGCGAGATTCACGTGCAGCCCGACCCGATCCGGATGGCGGCGTTGGGCGTCGGGCTGTCGGACGTATTCGACGCGCTGAAGAAGAGCAGCCGCAACGCGACCGGCGGCTACGTCGAACGCGGGGCGGAGACCTTCGTGATCCGCAGCCTCGGCATCTTGAACGACGTGAGCGACATCGAGCAGGTGCGGGTGGCGTTCCATGACGGAGTGCCGGTTGCGGTGCGGGACATCGCAATCGTGAGTGAAGGCTTCGCGCCGCGCCAAGGCGTCGTCAGTCGCGGTAGCAACGAGGACGCGATCGAAGGCATCGTGTTGATGCGGCGGGGCGAGAATCCCACGGTGGTCTTGCAAGCGCTGCGCGAGCGCGTCGCCGATCTCAATGACCGTATCCTGCCGAAGGACGTGCACCTCAACCCGTTTTACGACCGCACGGATCTCGTCAACACCACGCTGAAAACTGTGTTCCGCAACTTGGCGGAAGGCGCGGCATTGGTCACGATCGTCCTCTTCTTGTTCACCCTGTCCGTGCGTGCCTCGTTGATCGTGGCGCTGGTGATCCCGTTGTCGCTGGCGACTTCGTTCCTCTATCTCTACGCGTGCGGCATGTCGGCCAATCTGCTGTCGATGGGTGCAGTGGACTTCGGCATAATCGTCGATGGTGCGGTCATCCTCGTCGAGCATCTCTTTCATCGCGCTGCGACGGGAGAACTCGGGAGCGGCGAGACGGTGGCGAACCGGATCTATGAAGCGGCGCGCGAAGTGGCGACGCCGACGCTGTTCGCGTTGCTCATCATCATCGCCGCGTATCTGCCGATCTTCTCGTTGCAGCGGGTCGAGGGGCGCATCTTCGCGCCGATGGCGCACACCGTCGTCAGCGCCTTGTTGGGGGCGCTGCTGGTGAGTTTCACGTTGGTGCCGGTGTTGGCCTACTACGCGTTGCGTCGGCCGCGTCGCCATCGCGAGTCGCCGCTGCTCGTCTATGCTCGGCGCCTGTACGACCCGGTGCTCAATTTCGCGATGAGCAATCCGCTGCCGGTGCTGACGCTGGCAATCGGCTCGCTGCTGGCCGCCGGAATTCTTTTGCCGCGACTCGGCTCCGAGTTTCTCCCCGAGCTGAACGAGGGGGCGCTCTACGTCACCTTCACCTTGCCGAGCAATATGTCGCTGAGCGAGGGCCGGCGCATGGTGCCGCGTCTGAAGGCCTTGCTCGGGCGAGTGCCCGAGGTCACCGAGTGCCTCAGTCAACTCGGCCGTCCGGAAGATGGAACTGATCCGACGTTGCCGAACAATCTTGAAATCTTCGTCAAGCTCAAGCCCCTCGATCAGTGGCGGCCTGGGCTGCACAGTCTGGAAGATCTGGTTGCCGATGCCGCGACGCAACTGCAGGAAGTGCCGGGTATCGAATTCAACATGTCGCAGCCGATTCGCGACAATGTGAGCGAAAACATCTCGGGCCAGTTCGGCCAGATTGCCTTGAAGATCTATGGCGACGACCTGCAGACGCTGCAAGACGCCGCGGAGCGTGCGAAGGACGCGATCGCCGGCGTCCCCGGTGTCGCCGATCTCGGCATCGTGAAGTCGGGCGAGCTGCCGCAAGTCGCGATCCGTATCGATCGTCAGGCGCTGGCGCGCTACGACCTCGATCTCGCCGATGTGCAAGACTACATCGAAACGGCGATGGGCGGGCGACTCGCCGCCGAGTTGTGGGACGGCGAGCGGCGCTTCGACGTGACGGTGCGTTTGCCGCCCGCGACCCGGCAGGATGCGAGCGTGATCCGCAAAGTCATGCTGCCGTTGAAGGACGGTGCCCTGATTCCGCTCTCCGCCGTGGCCGACGTGCAGATGGGCCTGGGGCGCGCCGCAATCACACGAGAGAATGGCCGGCGCTACGTCGGCGTGCGCATGAACGTCCGTGGACGAGATCTCGGTTCGTTCGTCGAGGAAGCCAGCGCGAAAGTGAACGCGGCGGTGCCCCTGCCTCCCGGCTACGAGCTGACCTGGGGCGGCGAGTTCGAGAATCAACAGCGCGCGATGGCCCGCTTGCGGCTGGTGATCCCGTTGGCGCTGCTCATCACGTTCTTGCTGCTGTTTTCCGCCTTCGGATCGGTGTGGGATGCGACGTTGATCCTGCTCAACGCGCCGTTCGCTCTTATCGGCGGCGTGCTCGGTTTGGCGCTGGCGCAAATGACCCTGTCGGTTGCCGCGGCGGTGGGGTTCATCGCGTTGCTCGGGCAAGCGGTGCTCAACGGCGTGCTCGTAGTCGCCGCGATTCGCGCCCGGCGGCGCGAACAGACCGGCACGCTCTACGATGCGGTGGTTGCGGGCGTGCACGACCGCTTGCGTGCGGTGTTGATGACCGCATTGCTGGCGTCGCTCGGTCTGCTGCCCGCCGCGTTTTCGCATGCGATCGGTAGCGAAACGCAGCGACCATTGGCGGTCGTGGTCGTCGGCGGCACCATCTCGGCTGCCATTCTGACATTGATTGTCCTGCCCGTGAGCTACTACTGGGCGGCGCGGATTCGTGAGCGCTTCGCGCCGCAGCCCTCCGAAGTTGGTGCGGAGGTCATGGTATGA
- a CDS encoding efflux RND transporter periplasmic adaptor subunit translates to MGSASTIGEPEGGRRRSPRTALVVAVGLSGVAIWLAASFARKPPPLAAQPSGISVTDDGIALTVDAPQWQVLKLGNPEVATDYWSDLVPARVRIDETHSYRVGAPIAGRVGSVLVDLGQRVKSGDPLLSVASPGIAELRAHKDRAAVDLEAAKAERARIQAMVTARALPTKELLTADQRFRKAEVAYHLEVAKLDSLKVSTRVDNEFLIAAPSDGVVVEKNVLPAQEVSPESGTSLIVIADLSTVWVVADLFEADAVDVREGAAARVISPSLPGGTIEGVVEMVSSVVDPVRHTIPVRLRVPNLDGRLRPNMYAQVRFTVAAHEGAVKVPMSAMVTDGAHQYVYVHDGHGHFTRREVTTGSARDGSVLVLAGLSGNEQIVEDGAILLDNASALAH, encoded by the coding sequence GTGGGCAGTGCATCGACGATTGGGGAACCAGAGGGCGGACGGCGACGCAGTCCACGCACCGCGTTGGTAGTAGCGGTCGGCCTGAGTGGTGTGGCGATTTGGTTGGCCGCCTCGTTTGCGCGCAAGCCGCCGCCGCTGGCGGCCCAGCCCTCCGGAATCTCGGTTACTGACGACGGGATCGCGCTGACGGTGGATGCGCCGCAGTGGCAAGTTCTGAAACTCGGGAATCCGGAGGTTGCCACCGACTACTGGAGCGATCTCGTCCCGGCCCGCGTGCGGATCGATGAGACCCACTCGTATCGCGTCGGCGCGCCGATTGCCGGCCGCGTCGGTTCGGTGCTGGTCGATCTTGGTCAGCGCGTCAAGAGTGGCGATCCGTTGTTGTCGGTTGCGAGTCCGGGCATTGCCGAACTGCGTGCGCACAAGGACCGAGCCGCAGTCGATCTCGAAGCGGCCAAGGCGGAGCGCGCGCGCATCCAGGCGATGGTGACCGCCCGCGCGCTCCCGACCAAAGAGCTGCTGACGGCCGATCAGCGCTTCCGCAAGGCCGAGGTGGCGTATCATTTGGAAGTCGCGAAGCTCGATTCGCTCAAGGTCTCCACTCGCGTCGACAACGAGTTCCTGATCGCCGCGCCGAGCGACGGCGTGGTGGTGGAGAAGAACGTTTTGCCGGCGCAGGAAGTATCGCCGGAGAGCGGCACGTCGTTGATCGTGATCGCGGATCTCTCGACGGTGTGGGTGGTCGCCGACCTATTCGAGGCCGACGCCGTCGATGTGCGGGAAGGCGCCGCCGCGCGCGTGATCAGTCCATCGCTGCCCGGCGGCACCATTGAAGGCGTCGTCGAGATGGTCTCATCGGTGGTCGATCCGGTGCGACACACCATTCCCGTGCGGTTGCGGGTGCCGAATCTTGACGGGCGGTTGCGGCCCAACATGTACGCGCAGGTGCGTTTCACGGTGGCGGCCCATGAAGGTGCAGTGAAGGTGCCGATGTCAGCGATGGTCACCGACGGCGCTCACCAGTACGTCTATGTCCACGACGGGCACGGACACTTCACGCGCCGTGAAGTGACGACCGGCTCGGCGCGCGACGGGAGCGTGTTGGTGCTCGCGGGGTTGAGTGGCAACGAGCAGATCGTTGAAGACGGCGCCATCCTTCTCGACAACGCCAGCGCGCTCGCCCACTGA
- a CDS encoding nitroreductase family protein, whose product MDLKIVDQLLTTTRSVRKRLDFQRPVDLATLQRCLEIAMQAPTGSNSQGWHFLVITDAAKRQGLADLYRRAFDGYRQMSAASPQLQEGDPRRAQTLRIVDSASYLAEHLHEAPVMVVPCIEGRVENAGVLAQASIYGSILPAVWSLMLALRARGLGSAWTTLHLMFEQDAAALLNLPATMTQTALLPVAHFTGTDFKPAKRLPASNHIHWNGWEQRRGI is encoded by the coding sequence GTGGATCTCAAGATTGTCGATCAGTTACTCACCACCACGCGCTCGGTGCGCAAGCGTTTGGATTTCCAGCGGCCGGTCGACCTGGCCACTCTGCAGCGTTGCCTCGAAATCGCCATGCAGGCGCCGACCGGATCGAACAGCCAAGGGTGGCACTTCCTCGTGATCACCGATGCGGCCAAACGCCAAGGCCTCGCCGATCTCTATCGGCGGGCGTTCGACGGCTATCGCCAGATGTCCGCCGCGTCGCCGCAATTGCAAGAGGGCGATCCGCGCCGCGCGCAAACATTGCGCATCGTCGACTCGGCCAGCTACCTCGCCGAGCATCTGCACGAAGCACCGGTGATGGTCGTGCCGTGCATCGAAGGTCGGGTCGAGAATGCCGGGGTACTCGCGCAAGCGTCGATCTACGGGTCCATCTTGCCGGCGGTGTGGTCGTTGATGCTGGCGTTGCGCGCCCGTGGTCTGGGATCAGCGTGGACGACGCTCCATCTCATGTTCGAACAAGACGCCGCCGCGCTGCTCAACCTGCCGGCGACCATGACGCAAACCGCGCTGCTACCGGTCGCGCACTTCACCGGCACAGACTTCAAACCGGCCAAGCGGCTTCCCGCTAGCAACCACATCCATTGGAATGGCTGGGAACAACGGCGAGGAATTTGA